Genomic DNA from Alkalihalobacterium alkalinitrilicum:
CAATATTCTTTATTGTTAGTCTTTCTATACCTTTAAGGTTGTTTAATTGGATCTTTAGGACTCACGATACTAGGGCGGCGTTTAATTGAAGGTACTGAGACACGAACGAGTATTTGCCAAAACGCCGCAGGGTTAAATGGCATTAATGGCCATAAATATGGTTTATTTAACGATTTAATAGCTGTTAAAAATAAAATAAATAAAGTTGTGCCGATTACAAATCCAGGTAACTTAAAGATCGCAACGACAAATAATAAAACTAGTCTTGCGATTTTCATCGCAATTCCTAACTCATAACTTGGGGTAGCAAATGTTCCAATTGCTCCTAACGCGACGTAAAGAATAACCTCAGGTACAAAAAGTCCAACATTTATCGCAATTTCACCGATTAATAGTGCTGCGACTAAACCTAACGCTGTTGCTAATGGTGACGGGGTATGAATTGCCGCCATTCTCAATAACTCAATCCCTAGCTCGGCAAGCACCATTTGGACAAATATGGGAACATTTGTTGTTTCATTTGGACCGATAAAGTCTAACATTTCTGGTAATAAATTCGGTTGAATAACTAGAAGTAACCAAAGAGGAAGAATAAACATAGCAAGTACCATTCCCGCAAAACGTACCCATCTTAAGAACGTCCCAACTGCCGGAGCTTGTCGATATTCTTCCGCATGCTGGACATGATGAAATAAAGTAGTAGGTGTAATAATGACACTTGGTGATGTATCCACCATTATAAGAACATGACCTTCAAATAAGTGAGTTGCCGCAACATCTGGTCGCTCTGTATAGCGGACTAACGGAAATGGATTCGAGCCTTGTTTAACAATATATTCTTCAACCACTTTATCTGCCATAGTTAGTCCGTCTATTTCTATCGATTCTAACTCTTTTTTTATGATTTTAACTAGATCAGGGTCAGCAACATCTTCAATATACGAAATACAAATATCTGTTTTTGAGCGAACTCCAACTTGCATAATCTCATTTCTTAATCGCTCATCCCTAATTCGCCTACGTGTTAATGCTGTATTTTGAATGATATTCTCGGTATAACCATCGCGAGCTCCTCTTACCACTCTTTCTGTATCTGGTTCATCAGGTCCTCTTCCTGGATAACTTCGAACATCGATAACAAAGGCCTCATCTTCTCCTTCGAGAAGGATAAAGATTAAGCCAGATAACATTTGTGTAATTGCATCGTCTATCGTTTTAACCATTTCAACTTGTTGATGCATTAAATGGTTTTCAA
This window encodes:
- a CDS encoding spore germination protein → MSKRLLNPEKQPITNNIFDNETAIKNRIGIGTSFDVGIRKFNILGKQIQVYFVNGLSDTQYIIEIFKELSKLDVRNEKTTNVKQAIENHLMHQQVEMVKTIDDAITQMLSGLIFILLEGEDEAFVIDVRSYPGRGPDEPDTERVVRGARDGYTENIIQNTALTRRRIRDERLRNEIMQVGVRSKTDICISYIEDVADPDLVKIIKKELESIEIDGLTMADKVVEEYIVKQGSNPFPLVRYTERPDVAATHLFEGHVLIMVDTSPSVIITPTTLFHHVQHAEEYRQAPAVGTFLRWVRFAGMVLAMFILPLWLLLVIQPNLLPEMLDFIGPNETTNVPIFVQMVLAELGIELLRMAAIHTPSPLATALGLVAALLIGEIAINVGLFVPEVILYVALGAIGTFATPSYELGIAMKIARLVLLFVVAIFKLPGFVIGTTLFILFLTAIKSLNKPYLWPLMPFNPAAFWQILVRVSVPSIKRRPSIVSPKDPIKQP